Part of the Desulfatiglans anilini DSM 4660 genome is shown below.
GGCCAGGACCAGCGTCGTAAAATGCAGCAGCCCCTGGATCACCCCCATCCGCCGGTCGTGGTCTTCGGGAGGCATGAGGCACGGCTGGATGCCTCCCGCCCGCAGCACTGTCTGCAGCCAGCCCAGACCGTCCTCTCCCCGGCCGGGACAAAGGACCATCCGGAGGGCATCCGCGGGGCGGGCTTCCGGGCCGAAAAGCGGGTGGGCGCCGACCACCTGGCAGGCTCCCCAGGCAAGCATGGCATGGACCGGCTCAGCCTTGACCGATGTGAGATCCATCAGCAGCGCCTCCGTCCGCACCAGCGGCGCCAGTTCCCGGATGACGGGCAGCGTGGCCGCGATGGGGACCGAGAGGACCACGACGTCGCAGCGCCGCGCCAGATCCGCGGGAGAGGGGTCGTCTCCGGGTCCGGCGGTCAGAACCCTCAGGCCCTGCTGTTCGAAGAAGTGTTTGAACCAGGAGCCCATCCGCCCATTTCCGCCGACGATCCCCACGAGGGGCGCTGTCAGCTCCACGGCTCACCGCCTTTCGGATAGGAACCGAGGCGCTTCAGGAAGGCGCATCGCTCGTCCATCACCGGAAGCGCCTCCCTCAGGGGGGTCTCTCTTTCATGCCCTTCCAGGTCGGCGAAGAAGAGGTATTCCCAGGTTTTGGTCTTCATGGGCCGCGACTCGATGCGGGTCATGTTGATCCCGTTTCGTGCCAGGGGTTCGAGGACTTCGTACAGGGACCCCGGGCGATGGCGGAGGGAAAAAAGGACCGAGGTCTTGTCATGACCGCTCGGGCGGTTTTCCCGCTTGCCGATGGCGAGGAACCGCGTCACATTGTCGGCATAGTCCTGGATGTCCTGGACGAGCATCGAAAGGTCCAGATGCATCGCTGCGAATTGTCCGCCCACGGCCGCCGCCCCCGCTTCTTCGGACGCAAGCCGGGCCGCGGCGGCGGTGCTGGAAGTCTCGCGGCATGGCACGCCCGGCAGGTTGCTTCTGAGCCACCCTCGGCACTGTGCCAGGGCCATGGGGTGCGAGTAGACGCAGCGGACCTCCGAGAGCGTGCTGCACCGGCTGAGGAGGTGGTGCCGGATGCGCAGGAAGGTTTCGCCCTGGATTCGGAGCGGGGACCGGTAGAGGAGGTCCAGGGTGCGGCTGACGGCGCCTTCATAGGCGTTTTCGATCGGCACCACGCCATCCTGGCAGACGTCTTTTTCCACGGCGGCGAAGACGTCATCCAGGGTGTCCACGGGCTGGAAGGCGGGGGCCTGGCCGAAAAAGGCGATGGCCGCCTGGTGGGAGAAGGTGCCCGGCGGCCCCAGGTAGGCGATGGTCATATCCTCCTGCACGGAGCGGCAGGCGGAGATGATCTCCCGAAACACCCGGCGGATGGCGTCGGGGGCGATCTCCTCCCCGCCGATCTCCACCAGCCGCCTGAGCACATGCCCCTCGCGCCCCGGGTCCATAATGGGCAGCTCGAGCTCCTTCTTCGCGTTTCCGATGGCGCGCGAGACGGTCTGGCGCCTCGCGAGGAGCTTCAGGATCGCCTCGTCGATGCCGTCGATTTCGCTTCGCCGTTTATGAAACTCTTGCCAGTTTGAGTCCGAGTGGTTCATTTTCACTATCCGTCTTCTCTGGGTGATTCAGGAAATCGAGCGCCTTTTCCACGTCGGCGCCTTCATGGACGATCATGGAAAGGGCCCGCACGATGCGGGTGGGGTTCTGGTGCTGGAAGACGTTCCGGCCGATGGAGGTGCCTGCGGCCCCGGCATCGATGGCTCCCCTGACCATCTCGAGGATGGCCCGGTCCGAGCCCATCTTGGGCCCCCCTGCGATGATGACGGGGACGTGGCATCCTTCCACCACCTCCCGGAAGGTCTCCGGACTGCCGGTGTAGCTGACCTTGACCATGTCCGCGCCCAGTTCGGCCCCGAGGCGGGCGGCATGCTTGATGACCGCCGGGTCGTATTCGTCCTTCACCTTCTCCCCGCGCGGGTAGATCATGGCGAGGAGCGGCATGCCCCATTCCGCAGCGCTCAGGGCGACCTTGCCGAAGTCGGCCAGCATCTCCTTTTCGTACCCGTTGCCGATGTTGACGTGGATCGAGACGGCGTCGGCGCCGAGTTTTATGGCCTCTTCGACCGTACAGACCAGGGTCTTGGCATTGGGGTGCGGGGAAAGAGAGGTGCTTGCCGACAGGTGTACGATCAGTCCCATGTCCGGGCCGCTCCGGCGATGTCCGCGGGCCACCATGCCCTTATGCTCCACAACGGCGTTGGCGCCGCCGGCCGCCACCTGGCGCATGGCCTCCTTCATATTGGTGATGCCCAGGATGGGCCCGGCTGTGACGCCGTGGTCCATCGGGACGATGACGGTCTTGCCGGTCTGGCGGTCCATGATTCTTTCCATTCTGATTGCTTTGCCGATCATGATACGTTCCCTCCTTCGGATTTTAAGACAATCTTGTTTGGATTCAAAACGGTTATGTTGTTTTTCCCTAGGGGGGCGTCTTCAGCCGTCATCCAGAAACCGGGACCCGTCCCGCAGGGATGACATTGG
Proteins encoded:
- a CDS encoding prephenate dehydrogenase/arogenate dehydrogenase family protein is translated as MELTAPLVGIVGGNGRMGSWFKHFFEQQGLRVLTAGPGDDPSPADLARRCDVVVLSVPIAATLPVIRELAPLVRTEALLMDLTSVKAEPVHAMLAWGACQVVGAHPLFGPEARPADALRMVLCPGRGEDGLGWLQTVLRAGGIQPCLMPPEDHDRRMGVIQGLLHFTTLVLARCLAGSGFAAEELEACATPNFQQAVGRIRGLLAQPSDLFEGLLMANPHAGPCMDAYIQAAEQLREEIRGLDRVAFNRQFDMLRGCFDPQAKQGESG
- the pheA gene encoding prephenate dehydratase; its protein translation is MNHSDSNWQEFHKRRSEIDGIDEAILKLLARRQTVSRAIGNAKKELELPIMDPGREGHVLRRLVEIGGEEIAPDAIRRVFREIISACRSVQEDMTIAYLGPPGTFSHQAAIAFFGQAPAFQPVDTLDDVFAAVEKDVCQDGVVPIENAYEGAVSRTLDLLYRSPLRIQGETFLRIRHHLLSRCSTLSEVRCVYSHPMALAQCRGWLRSNLPGVPCRETSSTAAAARLASEEAGAAAVGGQFAAMHLDLSMLVQDIQDYADNVTRFLAIGKRENRPSGHDKTSVLFSLRHRPGSLYEVLEPLARNGINMTRIESRPMKTKTWEYLFFADLEGHERETPLREALPVMDERCAFLKRLGSYPKGGEPWS
- a CDS encoding 2-amino-3,7-dideoxy-D-threo-hept-6-ulosonate synthase — translated: MMIGKAIRMERIMDRQTGKTVIVPMDHGVTAGPILGITNMKEAMRQVAAGGANAVVEHKGMVARGHRRSGPDMGLIVHLSASTSLSPHPNAKTLVCTVEEAIKLGADAVSIHVNIGNGYEKEMLADFGKVALSAAEWGMPLLAMIYPRGEKVKDEYDPAVIKHAARLGAELGADMVKVSYTGSPETFREVVEGCHVPVIIAGGPKMGSDRAILEMVRGAIDAGAAGTSIGRNVFQHQNPTRIVRALSMIVHEGADVEKALDFLNHPEKTDSENEPLGLKLARVS